Within the Natranaeroarchaeum sulfidigenes genome, the region CAGCGATGAGTTTTAGTCCATCCCGATAGGTGCTATGTTGCTCTTCTGCGAATTCGCGGATGTATTCCCCGATCACTTCGTCGATCGATAACGCGAGCGATGTCGCGTCGTCGACCGTACGATCCCCGGAGAGTGTCGTGCTTGACAATCTCATACGACATGTTTGGATCTTATTGTTACTTAATAAATGTATTGAAAGGGGTAGGTATAGAGGATGCCGACTTGCTTTGTTGACTGGTGACCAGCATTACGTCCCATTACAGTCTGAGGAAAGCCGGAGATACATCATGCGTACTCCGTAATGCCTCGCCTCATCACTACAGAACCCTTCTGAGCGGGGAGTACCACCGACTGCCGATGGGAGGGGGCGGAAACCTAAGAATCCACCACTGTTGGTTCACGCCATTGCTCTCAAGATCTTTCGTAGTTCATTACAGCTCATTTTTTCACTGCCGATACAATAACAACGGTTGTTGTACAAATACATCATAGTATTTATTATGTATTAGTTCATTACATTTCGCCGGACTTGGTATTCACAACCATGATAGAAAGCTACAGTGCCATTGACTGGCTGCCTGTTCAGCCAGACGAGTATCTCAACGACATCACGACCGGGCTGGGGGTTTCCCATGACTAAAGACTCGGACTTCCACGAGATTAGTCGACGTTCCCTGCTCGGCGGTGTCGCAGGGGCGGGAATGCTCTCTGCGATGGGTGCGCCCACCTTCGCGGAAGAAGAATTTACCACAACCGACGCGGAAGCATTGCTTCCGGAGGGATTCGACCCACAAACACCAGTCGAGTCACACCATCCCGGCGAACCCCGGTTCGTCGCAGTCGGTGAAACGCTGTTTAACCCGATCTGGGCGGTTGGCTTCAACGCTGAGGGGACACCAGATTTCGAAGAGCCCGACGGCAGTGTTCTCTTCGACAAGGGACGAGACCACCTCGGTCCGCGTCTTCCAGAGCTCGGCGAGAACTTCGATGGATACGCTCCGGATGACTTCGAATGGTCGCTTGTCGATGCACCAGAAGACAGTGATGGCCAGAGTGAAGTTCTCTCGTTTGCCACCCCGTCGAGTGACGTCCCCCGGTACGACGCCGGACAGGACAATGTCGTCGAATTCGAGGCGGATGCCGAAGGCTGGTACACGCTGGAACTAGACGGGCCGGATGGAACCCACGAACTGACGATCTATGCCTTCCCGGAAACTGACGGGGCGGCAGTCTATCCGAGTACGCCCGATACTGATAACGGTGCCCCACGGATCGACCTTGACGCCGAGTACGACGAAGAAGCGGGGACCTTCACGGTCCACTCGAACGCCGACCCCGCACCACAGGTCGACTCTGACGAAGACGACCTCTGGGCAGTGTTCGTTGCCGACGACCGTGATGGGCTCTCGAACGACGATATCGATGTCAGTGAGGATGGACTGACAGCGACGGTCGACACGGAGGACTTCGACGGATCAGCACGCGTTCACGCAGCGGCGTTCGACGACGCAGAAGGGAAAAAGAGCGCCGCCGACGTGATCGAACTCCACGACGACGGCTCGATCGAGCTTCCGAGTCGGCCACCCGAATGGCTCAAAGACAGCGTTATGTACCAGATCTTCCCGCGCTCGTGGGGCGGCGAGCGCGAGGAGACGACGCTCGAAACGCTGATCGACGGGACGCTCCGAGACGGAAGCGAGGATGCTCGGGGTATCGACTATCTCGACGAACTCGGCGTGGACGTCCTCTGGATTACACCGGTCGTCCCGGCGACAAGTGTCGAACGGCAGTTCGCCTATCTCGATGGGTTCGATCTCGAGGACGGAATGGGAATCGATCCCGATGAACAGCATCTCTCGGGTGGCGGCCCACACGGGTACGACACGACCGATTACACTGGTATCTCGCAAGACCTATCGCCCGAATGGGAGCGTGAGCACGCCCTGGAACTGTACGAGGAGTTCATCGAGGAATGTCACGAGCACGATATCAAGGTCCTCTTCGATATCGTCATTAACCATGCCGGCCGGACGCATCCACAGTTCCAGGAAACAATCGCCGAAACCGAAGAGGCGGACCCCTGGCCAGTCGTCAGTGAGTGGGATGAAGAGAGCCCGTACTTCGACTGGTGGGACCGTGCTGATGTCGAACTCGTCGACGAGGACGGCAACCTCCTCGAAGACGAGCCTCGTGTCACCGGCTTTGCGGACCTGCAGGTGATGCCGAATCTCAACTTCGATAACGTCGCACTTCGGGAGTACATGCTCGCAGTCGCTGACTTCTGGTCCCGAGAAGTCGGCGTCGACGGCTTCCGTGCGGACATCGCCTACGGCGTCCCCCACGACGTCTGGAAGGAAATCCGTGAAATCGTCCGAGCCAACGACAGCGAGTTCCTGATGTTCGACGAGTCGATCCCGCGGGTTGCCGCGCTCTCCGAGAACATGTTCTCGCTGCACCACGACACGGCTGGCTTCCTGACGACAACTCATGGTGTTATCGCGGACGACGCTCACGGCGGCTCCCTGTTCGGCGACATAGAGCAGCGGACGGAGGACGCGATTCCCGACCACTCACTGTTCGTCAACACGCTCGAAAACCATGACGAACTCCGCGCACTCAATCAGGCCGCCGTCGATCTCGATGATCCGAACCACGATGAGATCGACGACGAAACGTGGGAGTTCTTCGCCCAGCGAATGCGACTGTGCTGGGCCGCCGCGATCACGATGCCCGGCGTCCCGAAACTGTACTATGGACAGGAGCGCCAGATTAGCCGCTTCGGAGAAGGCAGACACCTTGGCGACGAGGACGATCGCGGCTTCGAGGACGACGGCGAGATGATCAACGTCGACGCCGACGTCCGACCCGGCGGTCGACAGCGGGCGTTCATGAACTGGGACGAGTATCCCGAAGACCACCTCGAGTTCTACAAGGACCTCATCGACTTCTATCACGAGCACGAGGTCCTCCATACCGATGCCAGTTTCGAGCCAATCTTCTTCGACGTCGAGGACGAAGAAGACGCGGAACTCCTCCTGTTCGGTCGAGATGGCTCCGATCTCGACATCGACGGTCCCGAGCGGGTCTCGGTCGTGATCAACTTCAACGAAGAGCCAGAAACCGTCGAGCTTTCGGAGGAAACGGACACATTTGACCACTTCCACGAGGAAGACGTCGCTGCCGACCACAACGACGAGGACGACTCGGTGACGATCGTCGAAGTCGACGATCTCGTCGTGCTCGAAACCGAGGACTTCGGTGAAGAGTTCGACGTGCTGGCATCGTGGGACGTTCCCGAAGGGACGGACGATGGTCCCGGTTGGTACGAATACCCGACGGACGAGGCGTTCAACGAGGGTGCATTCGATCTTACGCACTTCGAAGTTCGTGAGAGCGAGGAGAGTGTGCAGTTTGCGTTCGAGATTGCGGACCTGGAAAGTCCGTTCGACGACGAGAATGGTTTCTCACTTCAGTTCCCACATATTTTCGTCCGCGATGAATCCCACGACGCGGACGGTGTCGACTTCGATCCCTTCGGCGATGCGTTCTTCACTTCGTTCGAGGATGAATACAACCTCTGGATCGAAGCGGACGGGTTCACTGACCCAAGAGTCTTCACCACCGAACAGATCGATGAGGAGGATCCAGATCCTGTTGCAACCGGGACTGCAGAGACCGACGGTAACGAGATCCAGGTTACGATTCCGAAGGATTCATTCGAGAGCGACCTGACAGATCTCCAACTCGCACCGCTACTTCTGGGCGAAGATGGTGGTGGGTTCCGTGCGGTGACCGAAGACGGCGGTGATTTCCAATTCGAGGACACGCGCTTCGATGACGATGAGTGGGAGGACCCGGACAACCCGTTCACCCGTCATTACATCATCGATGCGGTGACGCCGAACGACATCGACAACAGCGAGGCACTCGAATACGACACCGAAAACGAGGCCGTAATTCCCCTTCTCGACATGGTGGAGGGCATCCGCAACCGAGTCTATCCCGGTGAACTCGTCCGCGAATACGACGGCGGCGACGGAACCGGCTTCGGTCCCGGAAACTACATCTATCCGAGTGAGTTCGAGATTCCGGACGGCTCCATAGACATCGACCGCGTGGCCGTCTACGAAGATCAGTACGACGAACGCGCAGCAGTCGCCTTCGAGATGGACCCGGACGGACTCGAGAACCAGTTCGACCTGCCTCGCGGCTTCTCACATCCGGTCCCGCAGGTCTACATCCGGAATCCTGACAGTGAAGCTCCGGGAACCGACGACGCCCGCGAGGGGGTCCAGGCGACTCTGGAAGCCGAGTACCAGTATATGTTGGCCGCAGATGGCGAGGACATCACCGAGTTCGAGGACGCCGAGGGAGACAGTATCGGCGACCTGGATATCGAACTCGTTCAGATGGACGATGCAATCGTCCTTCAGTTCTCGACTGAGGCACTCGAGGCACCGCTGGTGGATCATGAACTCGCGTTCGCGGTGTCCGCTCACGACGGCTTCGGCCCCGGTGGCTTGCGCGACGTAGTAACAGAGGACTCCCAACAGGAGTGGAACTTTGCGGGCGCCGACACTGACAACGCTCCACGAGTGCTCGATATCGTCACCCCGCCAACCGTCTCACAGGAGGACGCTCTCTCTGCTACCGAGGAGGACCGTGCGACAATCCCGTACGCAGTGGAGACGAAAGACCTCGACGACTACACTGAAGACGGCGACGTATCGACAGAGAGCCTCCAGGACGCCGAATCCGACTGGGAGGATGGAAAGACAGACACCGACACGCTCCGCGATGCTGCGGACAACTGGCGTCGTGGAGACTCCGAATAACGGTACAGCTTGGTGACACACGATATGAAATTCACTCAAACGAAGTCACGGGCTGTCACGGTCGCTGCGGTGCTGCTCGTCTCGGTCGTCGCAGCCAGTGTTGCGTTCAGCGGTGTCGGCCTCGCATCAGTCGACACGGCTGACCGAACGGTCGGCGAGACGGTAGTTGAGCCCGGGGACAGTGTTGCTGTCTCCGTTGAGCTCACCGTCACGGACGGCGGTGATCGGTTGACCATCCAGGACGACTTCACACACGCCGGTGCTGCGGAAGCTGGTGATCTGCAACACAACGGCGAGTCTATCGATCCCGTGATCTTTGCTGTCGATGATCGCGGGCTCACGGTTGCAGCAGAAGAGTCCTTTGAAGACGGTGATACGGTCACTGTCGAGTACACGGTGACCGTTGCAGACGCGGTCGACAGTGACGAGACAGTGTCGTTCGATGGCACGGCCGGGATCGACGAGCAGGAAGACGTGGATATCGGTGGCGACTCGTCCGTTGAGATCGCGGAGAATCCGATAGCGTCGGCGGATCGGTCACTGGATCCGACTACCGTTGACGCGGGTGAAACCGCTACTGTTGACCTGGCGCTGGAACTCGACGATGATGCTGACCGGATTACCGTCTTCGAGGACTACGAGCGGGTTTCGGACGCAACCGTACAGTCGGTGACACACGACGGCGAATCGGTTGATCCGGTGATCGATGCGATCGACGACGAAAGCCTCACTATCGGGCTCGAAGAGCCATTCGAAGACGGTGATACCGTTGAGATTTCCTACTCAGTGAGCGTCCCAGAAGACGCAGCGGACGACACTGAGTATGCATTCACCGGTGTGGCGACGGCTGACAATCAGCCGGACGTCCAGATCATTGGTGACGACAGTCTGACCGTCGACGTTGACGACTCGGACGACACGTCGCCAGCCCCGTCACCGCCTCCAACCCCATCGCCTGACCCTGCGGCGTTCGATATCTCGACAGTCGAGGCGAACTCCTCGATCAGCGTTGACGAGACGCTAACGGTCACAGCGACAGTCGAGAATACCGGCGACGAGGATGACGAACAGGATGTCTCGCTACTTCTCGACGGCGACGTTGTCGACAGCGATACGACGGCTCTCGATGGTGATGAGGCGGCCGATGTGACGCTGTCAACCACCTTCGACGATGCGGGCGAGTACGACATGGTCCTCGAAACGGAAGACGATTCGACGGACCTCTCATTCACCGTCACCAAGGCGGACGACGATGACACCGAGGAGGACGACACTGAAGAGGATGAGACCGAAGATGAGGACGCTGATGATACCGAGCAGGACGACGAAACCGAAGACGATACTGCCGACGACG harbors:
- a CDS encoding glucodextranase DOMON-like domain-containing protein; this encodes MTKDSDFHEISRRSLLGGVAGAGMLSAMGAPTFAEEEFTTTDAEALLPEGFDPQTPVESHHPGEPRFVAVGETLFNPIWAVGFNAEGTPDFEEPDGSVLFDKGRDHLGPRLPELGENFDGYAPDDFEWSLVDAPEDSDGQSEVLSFATPSSDVPRYDAGQDNVVEFEADAEGWYTLELDGPDGTHELTIYAFPETDGAAVYPSTPDTDNGAPRIDLDAEYDEEAGTFTVHSNADPAPQVDSDEDDLWAVFVADDRDGLSNDDIDVSEDGLTATVDTEDFDGSARVHAAAFDDAEGKKSAADVIELHDDGSIELPSRPPEWLKDSVMYQIFPRSWGGEREETTLETLIDGTLRDGSEDARGIDYLDELGVDVLWITPVVPATSVERQFAYLDGFDLEDGMGIDPDEQHLSGGGPHGYDTTDYTGISQDLSPEWEREHALELYEEFIEECHEHDIKVLFDIVINHAGRTHPQFQETIAETEEADPWPVVSEWDEESPYFDWWDRADVELVDEDGNLLEDEPRVTGFADLQVMPNLNFDNVALREYMLAVADFWSREVGVDGFRADIAYGVPHDVWKEIREIVRANDSEFLMFDESIPRVAALSENMFSLHHDTAGFLTTTHGVIADDAHGGSLFGDIEQRTEDAIPDHSLFVNTLENHDELRALNQAAVDLDDPNHDEIDDETWEFFAQRMRLCWAAAITMPGVPKLYYGQERQISRFGEGRHLGDEDDRGFEDDGEMINVDADVRPGGRQRAFMNWDEYPEDHLEFYKDLIDFYHEHEVLHTDASFEPIFFDVEDEEDAELLLFGRDGSDLDIDGPERVSVVINFNEEPETVELSEETDTFDHFHEEDVAADHNDEDDSVTIVEVDDLVVLETEDFGEEFDVLASWDVPEGTDDGPGWYEYPTDEAFNEGAFDLTHFEVRESEESVQFAFEIADLESPFDDENGFSLQFPHIFVRDESHDADGVDFDPFGDAFFTSFEDEYNLWIEADGFTDPRVFTTEQIDEEDPDPVATGTAETDGNEIQVTIPKDSFESDLTDLQLAPLLLGEDGGGFRAVTEDGGDFQFEDTRFDDDEWEDPDNPFTRHYIIDAVTPNDIDNSEALEYDTENEAVIPLLDMVEGIRNRVYPGELVREYDGGDGTGFGPGNYIYPSEFEIPDGSIDIDRVAVYEDQYDERAAVAFEMDPDGLENQFDLPRGFSHPVPQVYIRNPDSEAPGTDDAREGVQATLEAEYQYMLAADGEDITEFEDAEGDSIGDLDIELVQMDDAIVLQFSTEALEAPLVDHELAFAVSAHDGFGPGGLRDVVTEDSQQEWNFAGADTDNAPRVLDIVTPPTVSQEDALSATEEDRATIPYAVETKDLDDYTEDGDVSTESLQDAESDWEDGKTDTDTLRDAADNWRRGDSE
- a CDS encoding PGF-CTERM sorting domain-containing protein, producing the protein MKFTQTKSRAVTVAAVLLVSVVAASVAFSGVGLASVDTADRTVGETVVEPGDSVAVSVELTVTDGGDRLTIQDDFTHAGAAEAGDLQHNGESIDPVIFAVDDRGLTVAAEESFEDGDTVTVEYTVTVADAVDSDETVSFDGTAGIDEQEDVDIGGDSSVEIAENPIASADRSLDPTTVDAGETATVDLALELDDDADRITVFEDYERVSDATVQSVTHDGESVDPVIDAIDDESLTIGLEEPFEDGDTVEISYSVSVPEDAADDTEYAFTGVATADNQPDVQIIGDDSLTVDVDDSDDTSPAPSPPPTPSPDPAAFDISTVEANSSISVDETLTVTATVENTGDEDDEQDVSLLLDGDVVDSDTTALDGDEAADVTLSTTFDDAGEYDMVLETEDDSTDLSFTVTKADDDDTEEDDTEEDETEDEDADDTEQDDETEDDTADDEPADDDQPGFGVLVTLVGVVAVLIVGHRRT